A window of Mycolicibacterium madagascariense genomic DNA:
CCGCCATCACGGTGCGGGAGTCCAATTCGGGGTAGTGCGAACCGAGTTCGCGAAAGAGTCGGCTGAGCGCGGGGACCATCGCCGCGTACCACGCCTCGAACATGGGTCGCAGCCGTTCGTCGCGGCTCGCTTCGGTGACGAGTTCGTAGCGGGTGACGATCGCACCCTGGGGTGAGGTGAAACCGTCGATGATCATGTCGGCGAACAGGTCTGCGAGTTGCTCAGCGGTCATGGTGGGATCGAGGCGTTCCGCGGTCCTGACCACCCGTTCGATCTCGCGATCGGAGAGCTGTTGGAAGGCTTGGGCGATGAGGTCGGACTTGTCCTCGAAGTAGTAGCTCAGCGCGCCGAGCTGAATCCGAGCCTGGCTGGCCACCGTGCGCATCGACAGCCCGGCCAGTCCAACCCGGGCCATGACTTCGATGGCGGCGTCGATGATCTCGACGCGCCGCGCGGCTCCGCGTGCCGTGGTGCCCGTCATCCCGCGAACGTGAGGGTGGAGAAGTCGGTGTCCCACATCCAGGCGGGCTGACTCTGCCAATTCGAGTAGCCCTTGCGGGTGGCGATCGAATTGTGCAGGTCGGCCAGGTTCACCCAGCACAGCGAATCGCGGTAGGCCTTGGCGGCCTCGACGTACAGGGCGCGCGAGCGTGCCTGATCGGGCTCGGCGCTGCCCTGGTCCAACAGCGCGTCGGCGGCGGGCACCGAGCAGCCCTGCAGATTTACCGGCGCGTTGGTGTATTGGTAGATGCGCGACCAGGTATCAGGGTGGGCCGCATCGGGATTGAACGAGGCGAGCAGGAGATCGGGACGCTGTTCGGGGTGCTCGTTGAGGGCGAAGAACTGTCCCGACGGGAAGTCTCGGACGGTGGGGGTGAACCCGGCCTGCTGGAGGATGACCTGGACGTGGTTGGCCAGATCCTGCAGCGTGCTGTCGCCCGTCGGGTAGCCGATGGACACCGCGCCGCCCCTGCTCCCCAGCGTGTTCAGTGCGGCGGGGTCGTACTGATGGCGGTCGGGGACCGCGCCGTCCGGCAGCATGCCGCTGGGGTAGAACTGCGTTGACGGGGCACCCTGCTGACCGAAGACGTCCGTGGTCAGGGCCGTCTGATCGAGTCCGGCGCTGAGCGCCGCCCGTGCGGGAACCGGGCCGAACACCGGTGAAGCCGGATTCACCATGACCATGGCCTTGACCAATGCATTCTGTTGCAGCACTTCGGTATTGGATGCCGACGCCACGGCCTCGTAGTCGCCCTTCGACAACCCGTGCAGGATCATGTCGAGCTGGCCCTGATCGAGTTGCAGACGCTGGACCGCGGTCGCCGAGATCACCGGCAGGGTGACGGTCGTGATCCGGGGTGCGATGCCCCAGTAGTTCGCGTTGGCCTTCAGTGTGTAGTGGTCGGCGGGAATGGCCTCGGTCAGCTCGTAGGGCCCGGTGCCCGCGGTGTGGGCGGCGAGCCAGGCCGTGGCGTGATCGCCGCCCGCGGTGTGCTGCGCCACCGCGGTCGGGCTCGTCATCAGCGGACCGTACGGGGAGGCGAGGTAGTCCAGGAACGGCGCCACGGGTTTCTTCAACGTGACGACGAACGTCAGCGGGTTGGGGCTCTGCATGTCGGCGACCTCGGCGAGCATGTAGGACGGTCCGCCCGCCATGTCGATGCGACGTTGGAAGCTGGCTTTCGCGGCGGCCGCATCGAATGGGGTGCCGTCCGCGAATTTCACGCCGGGTCGGAGCGCGAAGGTGTAGGTCAGTCCGTCGGGGGAGACCGTCCACCCGGTCGCGAGGAGGCCTTGGATGGTCGTCGACCCTGGCGCGTAGTGGACCAACCCCTGATAGGCGGAGGTCATGATGAGTAGGCCCTCGGGTTGATAGAACGTGTCGGGATCCAACGGCGGTGGATCGCTCAATAGCGGGGTCCGCACCGATGACGTGAGCGCTGCGCTGCCGGCCCCGTCGTGGGCCGACCCCGAACACGCGGTGCTCGACAACAGCAGCAGGGTGGCGGCGAGGGCGGCGAGCCCGGTCGTGCGTGGCATCGAGGACTCCTGGGCTTGGCGACGTGTCGAGTTTCGCCACATCGCATTTCGCGCACGTGACGCGGCCGTTACCAGTTTGTACGAACGACCAAGATTTGGACGATCGACCGGGAAATCGTGGGAAAGCCGTTCTAGGGTTCAGCCACGGACACCGTCCGACGTCGCTCTCCTCGCCCAAACGTGAACGGATGGAACGCAATGCCCAGTGCGGTACCGGCAGCCTTCGACCTCAGCGGACACGTCGCGCTGATCACCGGGTCGAGCAGTGACATCGGCATCGGGTTCGCCTCGGCGCGACTGCTGGGTCAGTTGGGCGCCTCGGTCATGGTCACGGGAACCACGGACCGCGCCGCCCTGCGCGCCGACGAGCTTCGGGCGGAGGGGATCTCGGCCGAGTCCCACGTGGCCGATCTGATGGACCCCGACGCGGCCCGCGGCTTGGTCGACGCGACCGAGTCGGCGTTCGGCAAGGTCGACGTGCTGGTCAACAACGCCGGGCTGGCGTCGGTAAACAGTCCCGAGCAGCCCAATCCGGCGAACGCCATGACCGACGAGGAGTGGTCACTGGTGTTGCGGCGCAATCTCGACAGCGCATTCTTCGTGACGCGCGCGGTGCTGCCGGGGATGGTCGATCGCGGCTACGGTCGCATCGTCAACGTCGGCTCGACCGCAGGGGTGCTGACGGCCTACACCGGCGACGTCGGGTACCACACGGCCAAGGCGGCGATGCTGGGGATGACGCGTTCGGTCGCCGTGGACTTCGCCAAAAGCGGGGTGACGGCCAACCTGGTCCTACCGGGGTGGATCGCGACGGCGGCGCAGCTGCCCTCCGAGGTCGAAGCGGGCAACGCCACCCCGGTGGGCCGCTCGGCGGATGCCGCCGAGGTGGCCGCGGGCGTGGCATTCCTGGCAACGCCGGGGGCGTCCTACGTCACCGGCACCACGCTCATCATCGACGGGGCGAACTCCCTTGGCGGCTGAGCGAACGCCAGCGTGTCCAACCGCTCAAACGCTGCGTTTGCACGGCGTGGTCGCGGGTCAGGGCGTCCACAGACAGTCGTCGCGAAGCAGTTCGGAGACCTCTGCGGCTTCGATGTCCCCGAGGGTGCTGAGGCGCACGTCCAGAGTCGGCTCGTCGACCCAGAGTCGCTCGGCCAGTTCGCGCGGCTGTCGCGTCCAGCGCAACCCGTCGACGAGCGCGTCGACGGTGATGAGCCTGCGCGCCGAGATCTCCTCGACCACCCGCTCCTCGCGGGCCGCGGCGATCGGATCCAGCGGCACCGGGCCGCGCTCACGATGGACGAGTTCGTGGGTGAGCGTGCACCGCCGTTCGGCCTGAGTCAATATGCGGGACAACCAGATTCGATCGTCCAGCTGTAGTCCCATGATCCGGTCCGGCAGCCCGTACCGGCAGGACACGACGACGTCGCCGTAATGGTCGCGCAGCACCCGCCAGGGGTGCCAAGGCCCTTTCCCCATGCCGGGGAGCCTACGAACGGGGTACGACAGAGTGGTCCCGTGCTCAGCCTCCGTCGGCGGTGCCGGCGTCCGCGTCGTCCTGGTCCGGTCGGCCGGGTTGGTAGCCGGGCGGTGCCGTACGCGCGGCCCGCAGGGTGTCCTGCCCTGGCGGACCATGGCCGATGCCGGCGGCGGTACCGTTGCCACTCGCGACCCTCATTCGTCGCAGACGCTTCGTCTCGCGCTTCATCCTCCTGAGGCGCTCGGTGTCACCGCCGAACACCGCCCGCGCGACCTCGTCCACGGCCCCGGCGAGGTCGTCGACGTCCCCGAGGACGTCGTGCACCCGGGACAGGAACGACTGCACCTGCTCTGGAACCGCCGCGTCGACGTCGGTGTCGACGGCGCGTGCGGACAACCGGACGTCGTCGGCGTCCACCGCAAGAGCGGCGACCAGTGCGGCGACGTCGTCGTGAATCGCGGCGGCCGCCCCGTCCGTCGCCACCGGCTCCTCATCGGACTTCGGCCGCGCGTCGAAGCGCGGATCGCGCACCGCCGCGGTCGCGGTGATCTCGCCGCGGACGACCTTCGCCGCGGTGTCGGGGACCCATGCCAGGCCGATGTCGAGCTTGGTGAGCGTGGACCGGGTCACCGACTGCGACGCGGCGGCCTCCAGGCTCGTCATGGTGCTGTTGGCCGGTCCGCCGTCGTGCCACACCTCGAGCTGCGACCGGCCGAGGTAACGCCGACGTTCGCTGACTGCGGTGGCGAGGGCGTCGACCGCGTCCTGGCTCCACTGAGGCATGGCCATAGCGTCGCAATTTTCTTAGGCAAACCCAAGCGCGGTCCCGCAAACCGGCTTGCGCACGACCATCGCGGCTGTCGCCGGTACGCCAGCGTGCGAGCGCATGACCTTGGTTTTCCGCGAAGAGGTGCTTCGTCGACGCTTGGAAGCCAAATAGAATCGGTGTGTGACCCAAGCATCGGCCAAGCCCGTCCCGCGGCGGGGAGCCAAGGATCCCCCTCGCGTGCCCATCAAGTACATCAGGTTGGCGGCCAACCTCTCCATCGATGCGGTGATCGCGCGCATTCACCAGCAGACCGGACGGACGTACTCACGGGGGTCGATCAGCGCTATCGAGAACGGCCACCGCGGGGCGTCATCGGAGGTGCTGCGCGCCCTCGAACTGGCCTACCGTTTGCCGCTCGGATCGATCACGACCGACTACGTGCCCCGCGCCCCCCGCGCCCGCAGGAACGGTCGGGTCGACGAGGCCGCCAGGACGGTCTTCGCCGACGCCGCCACGTAACCCCACCGCCCCTCGCGCGAAAGTGTCGGCCGTCCGCGTTGTACGGCTGCCGGTAGCAGCCCACGATGGACGCCATGGCGCACCACATCCGAATCCGGCCGTTCAACACGCGCGACACCTATCCCGAGCAGAACCTGGACAACGACCTCGCCCAGGCAGTCGTGGCCGGGGGCGTGGTGTACCTACGCGGTCAGATCGGCCAGGACCTCGACACCAGGGAATCGGTCGGCATCGGCGACGTCGAGGCGCAGGCCGAGAAGGCCATGGCGAACATCGCCATGCTGCTCGACGAGGCGGGCAGCTCGCTGCAGGACGTCGTGAAGGTGACGGTCTACCTCGTCGACATCCGGTACCGCGAGCCGGTGTACCGCGTGATGGGCCGGTGGCTCAAGGGCGTGCATCCGGTCTCCACCGGGCTCGTGGTGAGCGCCCTCGCCAGGCCCGAATGGCTCGTGGAGATCGATGCCACGGCCGTGCTCTCCGAGCCGGGGAGCCCGGCGTGACGTTCTCCCTCGTCGCACGCGACGGGTCGGGAGCCTTCGGCATCGTCATCAGCTCCTCGAGCCCGGCGGTCGCCGCGCGGTGCGCGCATCTGCGCACCGGTGTCGGTGCCGTCTGCAGTCAGAACGTCACCAATCCCCAGCTGGGCGTCGTCGCCCTGGACGCGCTGGCCGATGGGCGGGATGCGGCCGGCGCGCTGGCGACGACGCTGGCGTCCGAACCCCACCGTGACCATCGGCAGGTCGTGATCGTCGACGGCCGCGGCGGCACCGCCGTGCACACCGGGACGCACGCGCTCGGCATCAACCACCACGCGCAGACGACGGGCGCGGCCGCGGCGGGCAACATGCTGCGCGACGCCGCGGTCGTCGAGGCGCTGCTCGCGGGATACGTCGACTCGGCGGCGGCGACGCTGGAGGCCCGCCTGCTGGACGGTCTGGTCGCGGCCGCCGCGGCGGGCGGCGAGGCCGGGCCGGTGCGCAGCGCGGGCCTGCAGGTCGTCGAGGACGTGCCGTGGCCCGTCACCGACCTGCGGGTCGACTGGCACGACGATCCCGTCACCGAACTGCGACGGCTCTGGGACGTGTGGGAACCCCAGAAACGGGACTACCGCACCCGCGGGCTGGACCCCACCGTCGCACCCTCCTACGGCGTCCCGGGCGACCCGTGACCGCGCTCCGTCAGCTGGGCGAGGTAGCCGCGCTGGGTGCTGATGTGGTCGGCGAGGTACTTGGCGTCATGCCATACGCCCCAGATGAAACTCGACCCGCGTCGCGAAAGCCATGGCAGGCCAACGAAGTACACGCCGGGTTCGGAGGACACCCCGCGGCGGTGCCGCGGTCGGCCGTGCTCGTCGAGCGCGTCGACCCGTAGCCAGCGGTAGTCGGTCGCGTACCCGGTCGCCCAGACGACCGAGGAGACCCCGGCGTCCGCGAGATCGAGTTCGAGCACGGGGTCGGTGACCGCGTCGGGGACGGGACCCAGCGCCCGCGCCTGCGGATCGGCGGGCAGGTCGAGCCCGTTGCGTGCGACGTAGGCGTCGGCCTGGTCGAGTAGCGACAGGTAGCTGGCGTCACCGTTGGCGATGTTCGTGCCGAGGTCGGGTGCGAAGTGCAGGACGCCGTCGTCGAAGGTCGACGTCCTGCCCACCAGCTGGATGCCCCGCTGGGCCAGTTCGCGGAAGTCGACGGTGTGACCGCCGTGGGCGCCGCTGACCGCGATCGTGACGTGCTCGGCGCCCCGCGGCGGCGTCTCGGCATCCCACAGCCCGAGAACGCCCAGCCACCAACAGAAGTCGCGGCCGCGATAGCGCCGCGGCGGACGATCGTGCGGCCCGACCGATAGGAACACCCGCCGACCCGACCGGCGGAGTTCGTCGGCGATCTGCACGCCGGACGATCCGGAGCCGACCACCAGGACGGCGCCGTCGGGCAACTGTCCAGGGTTGCGGTAGCCGCTGGAGTGAAGCTGCAGGGGCACGGCGCCGTCGGGGATGATCGCGGGGTGGACGGGCCGCTGAAACGGTCCTGTCGCCGCGACGACGACGCGGGCGTCGATGACGCCGTCGGTCGTCTGCACCTCGAAGCCGGGGCGACCGACGTGTCTGGTCACCGACGTCACCTCGACGCCGCACCGGATCGGGGCGTCGATCTTCTCGGCGTAGGCGACGAAGTAGTCGGCGACGCGGTCCTTGCCGGCGAAGCCGTCGGGGGCGACGTCGACGAATTCCAGGTTGGGGAAGCGGTCGTGCCAGGCCGGCCCGTTGGCGACGAGGGAGTCCCAGCGTTCCGAACGCCAGCGCTCGGCGATGCGGTGGCGTTCGAGGATCACGTGTGGCACGCCGCACGCGCCGAGATGTTCGCTCATCGCGAGCCCGGCCTGGCCACCGCCAACCACCACGACGTCGACCTCGCCGCTGGGCTCCGATCGGTCTGCCACGATGACCTCCGCTTCGCGCCGGGGGAATGAGCACGTCACGCCTCGGCGTCCTGATGGGCGGCACGCTCCCGTCCGACGACAGTGATTCTGACTGGCGACGTCGCGGACCGCACGGCGGCTTTCATAGCCAATCCAAAACCAACTCAAAGAGCGTGCATCAGCTGCGGTGGCCCAATGGTGTCATGACTGCAATCTTGGAAGCTCCCGCGCCGGCGCCCAGCGCGGATGACGATGCATCGAACCGGCGGGCTCGGTTCACGGCTCGGTTCTGGGACCGGCTCGGCTACGGCACGCTGCTGGTGGCCACGGCGGTGATGTACCTGTGGAACATCACCATCAACGGGATGGGCAACCAGTTCTACGCCGGTGCGGCGCAGGCCGGTTCGCGCAACTGGGAGGCCCTGCTGTTCGGGTCGCTCGACCCGAACAACTTCATCACCGTCGACAAGCCCCCGGTGTCGCAATGGGTGATGGGCCTGTCCGGCCAGATCTTCGGCTTCAGCAGCGCCAGCATGCTCATTCCGGAGGCCCTCATGGCGGTCGCCGCGGTGGCGCTGCTCTACGGCGCGGTGCGCCGCATCAGCGGGCCGCGTGCGGCGCTGCTGGCGGGCGCGGCACTGGCGCTGATGCCGGTGGCGGCGTTGATGTTTCGCTACAACAACCCCGACGCGGTGATGGTGCTGCTGATGATGGCGGCCGCCTACTGCACCGTCCGTGCGCTCGAGCGCGCCAGCACGACCTGGATTGCGTTGGCGGGCGTCGCGCTCGGCTTCGCCTTCCTGGCCAAGATGCTCGAGGGCATCATGGTGCTGCCCGCGATCGGCCTGGTCTACCTGATCGCCGCCCCCACCTCGGTCCGTCGCAGGCTGTTGCAGCTCGTCGGCGCCGCGGCGGCGTTCCTGGTCTCCGCGGGGTGGTTCGTCGCGCTGACGCTGCTGTGGCCGGCCTCGTCGCGGCCCTACATCGCGGGGTCGACGGACAACAACTTCATGAACCTGGTCCTCGGCTACAACGGATTCGCCCGCGTCCTCGGCCGCAACCACGGTGGCGGCGGACACGCGCCGACGGGCCATGCGCCGGTCGACATGGCCGCCCACCACGGTGGGTTCGGCGGACCGGGGCGCCAGGCGGCGGGGCTGGCCCGACTCTTCTCCGGTGAGTTCGGCTTCGAGATCGGCTGGCTGCTGCCTGCCGCCCTGCTCGCGGTGGTGCTGGTGCTGATCGCCCGGCGCCGTGCGCCTCGAACGGACCTGGCCCGGGCAGGCGTGCTGCTGTTCGGCGGGTGGATGCTGGTCGACGGGCTGGTGCTGAGCTACATGAGCGGCATGATCCACCCGTACTACGACCTGTCCCTGGCGCCCGCCGTCGCGGGAACGTTCGCGATCGGCGTCCACGAGATGTGGATGCAGCGGTCGTCGTGGCTCGGTCGCCTCGGGTTGGCGACGCTGGTGGGGGGCACCGGGGTGTGGAGCTGGTGGATCCTCGCTCGCAATGCGCAGTGGCTGCCCGAATTGCGCTGGGCCATCCTGGTTCTCAGCGTCGTCGCGTTCGTCGGACTACTGCTGCCCTCGGCCCCGACGCGCCGACGCCTCGCCGCGGGAGCGTTGCTCCTCGGCGTGACCGTGGCACTCGCGGGGTCGGCTGCCTACGCGGTGGCCACCATCGGTCAGCCCCATGGCGGCGGCAACGCCAACGTGGGTCCGGCGGCGCCGGCTCAGGCGGGTCACGGCATGTGGGGACAGAGTGCGGACAACGCCGCGCTCGACGCCAAACTGGACGGCACGCTCACCGAGTGGTCGGCAGCGGTCGACGGATCGTCGACGGCCGCGGGTCTCGAACTGTCCACCAACACCGCGGTCATGGCCATCGGCGGGTTCACCGGATCCGACCCCGTCCCGACGCTGAGCCAGTTCCAGCAGTACGTGGCCAACCATCAGGTCACCTACTACATCGCGCCGAACCAGAACGGTGGTGGGCACGGCGGCAATCAGCACTCCGACATCGGCGACTGGGTGGCCGCGACCTTCACGCCGAAGCAGATCGGTTCTGACACCGTGTACGACCTGACGGCACCTGCCAAGTAACCGCACGTCAGCGAGCGCCGGCCGCGTCCACCCTGCGTGGGTCGCGGCCGGCGTTCTCGTCGGCGCGGCCGTCGAAGAACCGTGCGCCGACCTCGCCGGTGCGGGGGAGGTGACCGGCGCCGCGTCGCAGATTCGGGAAGGCCGCCGTCAACCCGGCGGCGACGAGGTAGGGCGCGGACATGACGGTGACGATCAGGAGCAGATTCGCGAGGTAGGTCATGGCAGTAATTGTGCGATGGGCAAAGCACTGCCAACAGTGGCAGAGGCGACTCGGTCCGGCAATATCCTGCCAAGCTGGCCTAGGCCTTGATCAGCGTGCCTGCCATCGACGCGGCCAGCTGCAACTGGGAGATCGTGAGTGCGCCCCAGCCGGCGTCGATCGGACCCATCGGGGCGCCCAGCCAGGGGACCACCCCGGGATCGGGGCTAATGCCGAGGTTGTAGGCCTGCATCCCGGGTAGGTGATGCTCGAAGAAGTTGCCGAATACGTCCACGGCGAAGATGGCGTCACCGATGAGGTTGGGACCCCAGAGCGCTGCCGCGTTGACGAGGGGGTTGGTGGCCGTGGGGTCGCCGATCATCACCAGGGAGCCGAAGTGCGGCTTGCTTCCACCGCCCGGCACGTAGGCGGGGAAGAACGGTTGCAGCGCAGGCAGATCCGTGGCCAGGTAGGCCGCCGTGTCGCCGTAGGTCTCGACGTTGACGAAGCCGGAGCCGTTGCCATTGCCCGCGACGACGGTGTTGAGGCCGGGGCTTTCGAAGCCGATCCCACCCAGGCCCGTCTGCTGCGCGACGTATTCGGCCTCCCAGCCGCCCAGCGAATGACCCGTGACGAAGACGTCGTCGGCGTCGTAGCCCTGCAGCGCGGCCTGGGTCTGAACGCGCTGCGCGAAGGTCAGCGAGTCCGCGAACGCCGAGGGCGTCGTATCGGTGAAGATGACCTGCGCGTCGGCGACGATCTGCGAGATGGCGATCAGCGGATCGAACAGCAGGTTGGTGCCGCCCGTCGTCCCCTGGTAGGCGATGACGATCTGCTGCTGCGGAGTCACCCACGCCTTTGCGGCCTCGCCGGACAACAGGTTCGTCGACGTCATCTGCACACCGTCGACCGTGAACGGCACCAGACCTCCTGGCACCCCGCCCAATACGTACTCGGCGGCCGCGGCATCGAGGAACTGCGTCACCGTCGGCGTGAGCGCCGTCGTCGCTCCGGTGTAGGTCTGAGTCGCCACGACCGGTACGACGGCAGGGGTCCGGCGCAGTCCGAGTGCCTCCTCGACGCCGCGGAACGCCGCGAACAACATCTCGTCGATGGGGGCGAAGTTCAATGGACTCTTGGGCCCGCTCGCCGAGACGGTCAGATCCAGCGCCTGCAGCACGGTGTCGACGATGCGGCCCGGCAGGGCCATCAGCGTCGCGATCGGGGACAGCGGCCCCGGTGGAGTCGGTGTCGTGACGGTGGTCTTGGTGACGGCGGCCGCGGTGACGGTGGCCGTGGTGACGGCGGCCGTGGTGACCGTGCCCTGCGTGACCGTGTTCTTGGTGACGATGTCCTTGGTGACCGTGTTCTTCTTGACGGTGGGGCCTTGCGGCTCATCCGCGGTCGACGAGGCTGCGGCGGTCTTTGGTCCGATGTCGTTGCTGCGCAGGCTCTTTCGCGAAGTGGAGTTCTTCGGCCGGACCGTGGTCCCGGCGTCGGGGGTCGAGCCCGCGCCGGCCGTGCCGACCTCCGTCGTACCGGTGTGGGCGGTACCTGCGGGCTGCGCGCTCGACGCATCATCGGCCCCGGCGCCGATCGGGGGCTTCGCCGGTCGATCCGAGGCGGCTCCCGTCTTCCCGGAACCGGCCGCCGACGCGGCGTCGCGCGACGCACGCCGACGGTGCTGCGTCGCATCCGCGGACGGATGCGAGGTGCCGGACGCGGACGACCCCGACGACTCGGACGACCCCGACGACTCGGACGCGGACGACCCCGACGACTCGGGCGCGGCCCACGCCACTCCGGGTGCCGACGCGGCTGCGATGCCCAGGGCCATCGCGACGACCACCAGAAGACGGCGTCGGGTCGGCCATTCAGCAGCATGCGCCGTCATCGACGTCCCCTTCGACACTCGGTCGCGGGGTAGCTCCACGACCGCGACAGAATATGACATCGTGTGATGTCAGTCACGTCCGGGTCGGCGCGGGGTCCGGCGCACGGGCTGTTAGCCGAATGTTCACCGTGCAATGTCGGCCCCGGGGTGACGGTCCGGCCCGGTCTCGGAGAGCATCGTCTGCGTGGCAGCCAAACCTGGAGACCTCCCCGACACCGGCATCCCCGCGGCCATCGCGGCCGAGATGACCATGGCCGAGCAGTACGACTGGCACCGTGACAACCTCCGGCGGCACCGCGTGACGCGACGGAGTTTCCTGGCCGGGTCGGCCGCGGCGGCCGCAGTGGCCGCGGTGGGCGTCTCGCCGTTCGGTCGACGCGCCTACGCGCAGGATGCGCCCCTGTCGGTGGCGAACCGCCACGTCGGGTACGGCGGTGACGCCGCCAGTCAACTGCGTCTGTCGGCCCAGCTCTCGCGAAACCCGCGCGCCGGCAAGATCTTCCTCGACCACGGTCCGACCCCGGCCCTGGGTGCCACCACGCAGGCCGAGGTGCGCAATCTACTCACGCATTTCCCCGCCAGCGGCGGTGGCGTGCTGTCGGCCGAGCAGTTCTACGCCCACGTACCCGTGGACGGACTGGCGGCGCGCACACCGCACTACTACCGGTGGCGCACCGACGACGGCTTCACCACCGACGTCCGATCGGTGGCCACGGCGATGCCGCGGAGCCGAGAAGCCATGGCGCCCTTCAGGTTCACGATGATCGGCGACCAGGGCACCGACGACACCCCCGTGCTCCCGCCCGGCCTGGCGCCCGGCGACTACGACGACTCCTACTACAAGTCCGACGACGACCCGAGCGCCCCGCACACGGCCAACGTGCTGAACCAGATCATCGCGGCCAATCCCGACTTCCACGTCCTCGCAGGCGACATCGCCTACGCCGATCCCTCCGGCGCGGGCAAGCCGGCGACGTTCGTGCCCTCCGGCGGCAAGCTCGCCACCGGCTTCGACAAGTTCAATCCGTTCGTGTGGGACGTGTACCTCGGCTCGATCGAAGCCAGCGCGTCGACCACGCCGTGGATGTTCGCCACCGGCAACCACGACATGGAGGCCGCCTACGCCAACCACGGCTACGGCGGCCACCAGGCGCGGCTGGACTTTCCCGGCAACGGTCCGGCGGGTTGCCCGTCGGCGTACTCGTTCGTCTACGGCAACGTGGCGGTCCTGTCGCTGGACGCCAACGACGTGTCCTATGAGATCACGGCCAACACCG
This region includes:
- a CDS encoding helix-turn-helix domain-containing protein, which translates into the protein MTQASAKPVPRRGAKDPPRVPIKYIRLAANLSIDAVIARIHQQTGRTYSRGSISAIENGHRGASSEVLRALELAYRLPLGSITTDYVPRAPRARRNGRVDEAARTVFADAAT
- a CDS encoding flavin-containing monooxygenase; the protein is MSEHLGACGVPHVILERHRIAERWRSERWDSLVANGPAWHDRFPNLEFVDVAPDGFAGKDRVADYFVAYAEKIDAPIRCGVEVTSVTRHVGRPGFEVQTTDGVIDARVVVAATGPFQRPVHPAIIPDGAVPLQLHSSGYRNPGQLPDGAVLVVGSGSSGVQIADELRRSGRRVFLSVGPHDRPPRRYRGRDFCWWLGVLGLWDAETPPRGAEHVTIAVSGAHGGHTVDFRELAQRGIQLVGRTSTFDDGVLHFAPDLGTNIANGDASYLSLLDQADAYVARNGLDLPADPQARALGPVPDAVTDPVLELDLADAGVSSVVWATGYATDYRWLRVDALDEHGRPRHRRGVSSEPGVYFVGLPWLSRRGSSFIWGVWHDAKYLADHISTQRGYLAQLTERGHGSPGTP
- a CDS encoding DUF1028 domain-containing protein — protein: MTFSLVARDGSGAFGIVISSSSPAVAARCAHLRTGVGAVCSQNVTNPQLGVVALDALADGRDAAGALATTLASEPHRDHRQVVIVDGRGGTAVHTGTHALGINHHAQTTGAAAAGNMLRDAAVVEALLAGYVDSAAATLEARLLDGLVAAAAAGGEAGPVRSAGLQVVEDVPWPVTDLRVDWHDDPVTELRRLWDVWEPQKRDYRTRGLDPTVAPSYGVPGDP
- a CDS encoding SDR family NAD(P)-dependent oxidoreductase, giving the protein MPSAVPAAFDLSGHVALITGSSSDIGIGFASARLLGQLGASVMVTGTTDRAALRADELRAEGISAESHVADLMDPDAARGLVDATESAFGKVDVLVNNAGLASVNSPEQPNPANAMTDEEWSLVLRRNLDSAFFVTRAVLPGMVDRGYGRIVNVGSTAGVLTAYTGDVGYHTAKAAMLGMTRSVAVDFAKSGVTANLVLPGWIATAAQLPSEVEAGNATPVGRSADAAEVAAGVAFLATPGASYVTGTTLIIDGANSLGG
- a CDS encoding RidA family protein, which gives rise to MAHHIRIRPFNTRDTYPEQNLDNDLAQAVVAGGVVYLRGQIGQDLDTRESVGIGDVEAQAEKAMANIAMLLDEAGSSLQDVVKVTVYLVDIRYREPVYRVMGRWLKGVHPVSTGLVVSALARPEWLVEIDATAVLSEPGSPA
- a CDS encoding ArnT family glycosyltransferase; amino-acid sequence: MTAILEAPAPAPSADDDASNRRARFTARFWDRLGYGTLLVATAVMYLWNITINGMGNQFYAGAAQAGSRNWEALLFGSLDPNNFITVDKPPVSQWVMGLSGQIFGFSSASMLIPEALMAVAAVALLYGAVRRISGPRAALLAGAALALMPVAALMFRYNNPDAVMVLLMMAAAYCTVRALERASTTWIALAGVALGFAFLAKMLEGIMVLPAIGLVYLIAAPTSVRRRLLQLVGAAAAFLVSAGWFVALTLLWPASSRPYIAGSTDNNFMNLVLGYNGFARVLGRNHGGGGHAPTGHAPVDMAAHHGGFGGPGRQAAGLARLFSGEFGFEIGWLLPAALLAVVLVLIARRRAPRTDLARAGVLLFGGWMLVDGLVLSYMSGMIHPYYDLSLAPAVAGTFAIGVHEMWMQRSSWLGRLGLATLVGGTGVWSWWILARNAQWLPELRWAILVLSVVAFVGLLLPSAPTRRRLAAGALLLGVTVALAGSAAYAVATIGQPHGGGNANVGPAAPAQAGHGMWGQSADNAALDAKLDGTLTEWSAAVDGSSTAAGLELSTNTAVMAIGGFTGSDPVPTLSQFQQYVANHQVTYYIAPNQNGGGHGGNQHSDIGDWVAATFTPKQIGSDTVYDLTAPAK
- a CDS encoding TetR/AcrR family transcriptional regulator — translated: MTGTTARGAARRVEIIDAAIEVMARVGLAGLSMRTVASQARIQLGALSYYFEDKSDLIAQAFQQLSDREIERVVRTAERLDPTMTAEQLADLFADMIIDGFTSPQGAIVTRYELVTEASRDERLRPMFEAWYAAMVPALSRLFRELGSHYPELDSRTVMAVMAGLEIDNLYRPLGPVDKRRIRATLRHAFRAVTALHRNP
- a CDS encoding ABC transporter substrate-binding protein translates to MPRTTGLAALAATLLLLSSTACSGSAHDGAGSAALTSSVRTPLLSDPPPLDPDTFYQPEGLLIMTSAYQGLVHYAPGSTTIQGLLATGWTVSPDGLTYTFALRPGVKFADGTPFDAAAAKASFQRRIDMAGGPSYMLAEVADMQSPNPLTFVVTLKKPVAPFLDYLASPYGPLMTSPTAVAQHTAGGDHATAWLAAHTAGTGPYELTEAIPADHYTLKANANYWGIAPRITTVTLPVISATAVQRLQLDQGQLDMILHGLSKGDYEAVASASNTEVLQQNALVKAMVMVNPASPVFGPVPARAALSAGLDQTALTTDVFGQQGAPSTQFYPSGMLPDGAVPDRHQYDPAALNTLGSRGGAVSIGYPTGDSTLQDLANHVQVILQQAGFTPTVRDFPSGQFFALNEHPEQRPDLLLASFNPDAAHPDTWSRIYQYTNAPVNLQGCSVPAADALLDQGSAEPDQARSRALYVEAAKAYRDSLCWVNLADLHNSIATRKGYSNWQSQPAWMWDTDFSTLTFAG